The nucleotide sequence GGCAGATCTCGATTCCCTGGTCGCGGCGACAGATGGAATCGATACGGTGCTGCATCTTGCGGCATTGACCCATAGCCCGCGTGAAACAGATTATTTTGCAGTGAATGCCGAAGGAACTAGAAACCTTCTCGAAGCGTGTCGCCATAATAAAGTCCAGCGTTTTATTTTCATGAGTTCCGGAGCCGCCCATCCCGATGGCGGTGCCTATTCCGCAAGCAAACTGGCGGCGGAGCAGGCGGTGCAGCAATCCGAATTGTCCTGGCTGATTCTGCGCCCGAGAGAAGTCTATGGGACCGGGGGAAAGGAGGGGATCAACCAGCTGATTTCCTGGGTACGGAAATTTCCTGTGGTTCCGGTGATTGGAAACGGACGCTACCTGCTGAGTCCGGTTTTCATTGATGATGTTGTTTCAGCCACCGTGGAAGCTGTTTTTGGAACGGACGTTGAGGGTCAGACTTATGTCTTGGCGGGACCCGACGATTTAGCCTTTACTGCGTTGATCGACCGGTTGGCAGATTATTTTGGGGTTTCCGTTGGGAAATTTTTTGTTCCCATTCCTTTGTTGCGGGGGATGATCTTCCTTCTGAATGGGCTCAATATTCAAACACTGGTTCGAGATCAAATTCCGCGGCTTTTGTGCGACAAATCCTCTCCAGAAAATCCTGA is from Nitrospinota bacterium and encodes:
- a CDS encoding NAD-dependent epimerase/dehydratase family protein, translating into MNLLITGASGSLGQRLIPALLVREKVNIRTLAHRTPVEFPACEAMKGELADLDSLVAATDGIDTVLHLAALTHSPRETDYFAVNAEGTRNLLEACRHNKVQRFIFMSSGAAHPDGGAYSASKLAAEQAVQQSELSWLILRPREVYGTGGKEGINQLISWVRKFPVVPVIGNGRYLLSPVFIDDVVSATVEAVFGTDVEGQTYVLAGPDDLAFTALIDRLADYFGVSVGKFFVPIPLLRGMIFLLNGLNIQTLVRDQIPRLLCDKSSPENPEIPLLNFRPRKLEDGLRSCFPREG